Below is a window of Candidatus Zixiibacteriota bacterium DNA.
TGGATGACAAACACACACAGGCTGTCGACGAAGCGATCGAGATGACCCGGGTAGCTCTTGCGCAAAAGCTCGAGCTGGGTGATGATCTTCTGGCAGTGGATACTAAATATTTAGAAGGATTGAAGATGGTTCAGAAGACCAAAACTTACAAGAACCTGGATGATTTCGAGGCTGATATAAATACCTGCACAAAATGCCCGCTTCATAAGGGACGTACCAAATTTGTCTTCGGTGACGGCAACCCGAAAGCTGATGTGATGTTTGTCGGCGAGGGTCCCGGTCGTGATGAGGACCTGCAGGGTAAGCCTTTTGTCGGCCGGGCCGGAAAGCTTTTAGACAAAATCCTGGC
It encodes the following:
- a CDS encoding uracil-DNA glycosylase; protein product: MVQKTKTYKNLDDFEADINTCTKCPLHKGRTKFVFGDGNPKADVMFVGEGPGRDEDLQGKPFVGRAGKLLDKILA